The nucleotide sequence TGGTGATTACACCGATTTTTACTCTAGTAAAGAGCACGCCACTAACGTAGGAACAATGTTTCGTGATCCAGACAACGCTTTATTACCAAACTGGTTACACATTCCTGTAGGCTATCACGGAAGAAGTTCTTCTATAATCCCAAGTGGAATTCCTGTTCACAGGCCACAGGGACAAACCAAACCAAAAGATTCTGATACTCCTGTTTTTGGACCTTCAAAAAGAGTAGATTTTGAAGTTGAAATGGCGTTTATCACTACCGATGCTAATCCATTGGGAGAACCAATACCAATAGAGGAAGCCGAAGAATACATCTTTGGAATGGTATTGTTTAACGACTGGAGTGCAAGAGATATCCAGGTATGGGAATATGTACCTTTAGGACCATTCCTTGCCAAGAATTTCGCATCTTCAATTTCCCCATGGATTGTTACTTTAGATGCTTTAGAGCCTTTTAGAACCGAAGGACCTAAACCTGAAGTAGAATTATTTCCTTATCTACAAAGTACCGGTAAGAAAAGCTTTGATATTAACCTTGAAGTTTCCCTGAAACCTGAGAATTCTGAAGAAACACCGCTGGCAAAAACTAATTTCAAGCATATGTATTGGAATATGAGCCAACAACTGGCGCACCATACCGTAAATGGTTGCCCGGTGAATTCTGGAGATATGATGGCTTCGGGAACTATTTCAGGGAAAACACCAGATAGTTATGGTTCTATGTTAGAATTATCCTGGAAAGGTGAAAAGCCAATTAAACTTAAAGATGGAAGCGAACGTAAATTCATTGAAGATCACGATACGGTAATTATGCGCGGCTATTGCGAAAGTAAAGGCCGTAGAATTGGTTTTGGAGAAGTAAGCAGCCAATTGTTGCCGGTTTTCGAACCAAAGAAAAAGTAAACAGTATATTGAAATATTAAAAAACCTCATAGAACTGAATCTATGAGGTTTTTAATTTTTAAGGAAGTAGTACCGATTTTTTCTAACGGTCTTACTTATTTTCCTTTTTAGTCTTTTCTTTCTGGGCCTGATCCATAAACTCTCTTTCTTCACGAGCACTGGCTTTTTCAGAATTTTCAGATTTACTTTTAGGATTTTTGGCTTTTGATTCCTTCTCTTTATCAGCTTCCTTTTGTTTCAGATCACGAAATTCCTTCTGCTCTCTCTCCTTAGCCTCCTGGTTTAAGGACTCCCAGTTCTTCTCCATCTTTTTAATATCTTCCTTCTTCGTCATCGTAATTTTTTTATTGGTTTGCTGCATAAAAGATACAAAGGCAAATCCATCAAACTTCATCTAAAAATAACTTTAACAGGATTTTATCGACCTAACCAAGTTCATTTAATTTTGCTGCATCAATATCCTGGTGTGAAGCATGATGAACAACTTCCCCATTATTTAAAACGATAAACTGCGGACTTTCATGACGTACATTTAACTCATCAGCAACTGCGTTAGAAACTTCACGATGCTTTCTTAAATCCAGAAAGTAAAGTTTTGTATTTTCATTTTCCTCGAACTGACTCTCGAAATTCCTCAATACCATTTTACTAATTCCACAACTTGTAGAATGCTTAAAAATACCAACAAGTTTATCCTTAGATTCTTCTTTGGCTATAGTTATTTGGTCTTTATCGGTTAAATCTGTCCAGGGAAAAGACGACTTTTCTTTCGTCCCATCTCCGTCTCCTTTAAATATTTTATCTAGTAATCCCATAGTTAATTTTCTTTCGTATAAAATTAATTCTTAATAAATTTAATCTACTCCTCAATTCAAAATTATTTTCAGAAACTTTAACCTAAGTGTCAATTTGGCGTTAAATTTAGAATAAAACCGGTCATTTTGTCTTAATATTTTAATGGTATATCAATTGCTTTATTTTTCTCAAAAACAATAACTATGAACTTCAACAATTTTACTATAAAATCCCAGGAGGCCATCCAACAGGCCCAGCAGCTTGCTCAAGAAATGGGGCATCAGCAAATTGAGAACGAACACATTTTTAAAGCAATAAGTATTGTAGACGAAAATGTAGCTCCGTTTTTATTGAAAAAACTGAATATTAATGTTAACCTTTTCAACGATATTTTGGATAAAACCTTACAAAGTTTTCCAAAGGTTAGCGGCGGCGATATTGTTCTTTCACGAGAGGCAGGGAAAGCTGTCAACGAAGCTTCCACTATCGCTAAAAAAATGAAAGATGAGTATGTTTCTATAGAACATCTTATTCTGGCCATTTTTAAATCTTCAAGTAAAGTGGCTCAGATCTTAAAAGACCAGGGAGCAACTGAGAAATCGCTAAAAGCAGCGATAGAAGAATTACGAAAAGGCGATCGCGTAACTTCACAAAGTGCAGAAGACACCTATAATTCTTTAGATAAATACGCCAATAATTTAAACCGAATGGCCGAAGAGGGAAAGTTAGACCCTGTAATTGGCCGGGATGAAGAAATCCGTAGAATTCTACAAATCCTTTCCCGAAGAACCAAAAACAACCCAATGCTGGTTGGAGAACCGGGAACAGGTAAAACCGCCATTGCCGAAGGTTTGGCGCATAGAATTATTGCCGGTGATGTGCCAGATAACCTTAAAGATAAAATAATTTACAACCTGGATATGGGTGCGCTTATTGCCGGTGCAAAATATAAAGGTGAGTTTGAAGAACGCTTGAAAGCAGTAATAAAAGAAGTAACCTCCAGCGATGGAAATATCGTACTGTTTATAGATGAAATCCATACACTTGTAGGTGCCGGTGGTGGCCAGGGTGCTATGGATGCAGCGAATATTTTAAAACCTGCTTTGGCTCGTGGTGAATTACGTGCTATTGGTGCCACTACTTTAGATGAATATCAAAAGTATTTTGAAAAAGATAAAGCGCTGGAAAGAAGATTTCAAAAAGTAACGGTAGATGAACCTGATACTGAAAGTGCAATTTCAATTTTACGAGGAATTAAAGAGAAATATGAAACCCACCATAAAGTTAGAATTAAAGATGAAGCAATTATCGCAGCGGTAGAATTATCGCAGCGTTATATTACCAACCGCTTTCTACCAGACAAGGCCATAGATTTAATGGATGAAGCGGCTTCTAAATTGCGTATGGAGATCAACTCTAAGCCCGAAGAACTGGATGTTCTAGACAGGCGTATCATGCAACTGGAAATTGAAATTGAAGCGATAAAGCGTGAAAAAGATGAAGCTAAATTAAAAGTGCTTCGGGCCGAATTGGCCAATTTAAAAGAAGACAGAAACGAGCTGCACGCGCGCTGGCAGAATGAAAAAGGTGTGGTAGATAATATTCAGAACTTAAAATCTGATATTGAAAATTTCAAAGCTGAAGCAGAGCGTGCCGAGCGTGAAGGTGATTATGGGAAAGTAGCTGAAATTCGCTATGGAAAAATAAAAGAAGCCCAGGAAAAACTGGAAGAATTGCAGAAAACCGTAGCCGAAAATCAGAATGAAAAATCCCTGATCCAGGAAGAAGTAACCAACGAAGATATCGCTGAAGTTGTAGCTAAATGGACTGGAATTCCCGTAACCAAAATGCTACAAACCGACCGCGAAAAATTATTGAAACTTGAAGATGAGTTACATAAACGCGTGGTTGGCCAAAACGAGGCGATTATCGCTGTAAGTGATGCAGTAAGAAGAAGTCGCGCCGGTTTACAAGATCAAAAAAGACCAATTGGTTCGTTCTTATTTCTGGGTACAACCGGAGTTGGAAAAACCGAGCTAGCTAAAGCCCTTGCAGAATATTTATTCGATGATGAGTCTGCAATGACGCGTATTGATATGAGCGAATACCAGGAAAGACATTCGGTGAGTCGTTTGGTAGGAGCGCCTCCAGGATATGTTGGTTACGATGAAGGTGGCCAGCTTACCGAAGCTGTTCGTAGAAAACCATACTCTGTAGTACTTTTGGATGAAATTGAAAAAGCCCACCCAGATACTTTCAATATCTTATTGCAAGTTTTGGATGAAGGAAGATTAACCGATAATAAAGGACGCCTGGCAGATTTTAAAAATACCATTATCATTATGACTTCAAATATGGGAAGCCATATAATCCAGGAGAAATATGATAATATGAAAGACCTGGATACCGCAATGGAATCTGCAAAAACAGAAGTACTGGGCTTGCTAAAACAAAATGTGAGACCTGAATTTATAAACAGGATAGACGATATCATTATGTTTAGTCCTTTAACACAAAAAGATATCAGGAAAATTGTTTCACTTCAGCTTAAAGGCGTGAAGAAGATGCTTGAAAAACAGCATATTGTTCTTGATGCTACCGATGAAGCTATTAGTTTCCTTGCCAGTCGCGGTTTTGATCCACAATTTGGTGCAAGACCGGTAAAAAGAGTAGTTCAGCGGGAAGTTTTAAACAAACTATCTAAAGAAATTCTCGCCGGAAATATTAAAACCGACAGTATTATTCTTATAGATGAGTTTAACGAGGAGCTGGTATTTAGAAATGAAACCAACCCTGTAGAGACAGAGTAAATTTTAAATTTTTGAGCAAAAAAAAGGCTGGGAAAATTTCCCAGCCTTTTCTCTTTTTCATAGGTGCAAATTACATCTTATCAATTTCTTTTTTTAATTCTTCTTTAGATCTACCGGTTTTTTCCTGTAGACGACCTAGCATTTCATCAAACTTTCCTTCAGAATAAGTGGTATCATCATCAGTTACATTACCATATTTTTGCTTAAACTGGCCTCTAACTTGTTTCCACTTTCCTTCTAACTGATCTTCATTCATAATAATTGGTTTTAGGTGTTAATTACAAATCTAAGATACAAGATGACTCCCGCTTAAACTCTCAAGAAACTCCCATAATTCTCTTAAGGATTTGTTATTTTTGGGAATTAAAATGCTTCCATGAAAAAGTTACTTTTACTACTTGTTACACTTACCACATTAATTAGTTGCGCCACCACCAAAAAGATTGACGAAAGTAATTTAAAGCTACGATATTTAGACGATGTGGTGATTCCGCAAAACCTTGAAATTGGCGGAACCAAAGTAGGAGGACTTTCTGGTATAGATTACCACGAGGGAAATTACTATTTGGTGTGCGACCAGCCTTCTAATCCAAGAATTTATAAGGGCGAAATTCCACTAATTAATCGTTCTATAGATACTGTTCTACTCACTGAAGTAATTAAGCTGAATAAAGAGGAAGATTTTTACAAGAAACACACTCCAGATCTAGAAGGTATTCGGTTTGATGCTGAAAGTGGAACAATGGTGGTTTCTGCTGAAGGTTCTATTCAAAATAGCAAAGATCCTTCGGTCTTTCAAATTTCTACCGAAGGCGAATTTATTTCAGCTTATAAAATCCCGAAATATTTTGAAGCTTCAGGAGAGCAAAAACCTAGGAATAATGGTGTTTTTGAAGGAATAGCTGAAAGTTTTGATAAATCTGGATATTGGGTAGCGATGGAACTTCCGTTAGAAAAAGATGGTCCCAAACCAAAAATATACCCCACCAACTCGCCTATTAGAATTACCAAATTTAACAAAGAATCACAGTCGGCTGAAAGTCAATTCACTTATAAATTAGATGGAATATCAAAATTACCCATTAATTGGTTTGCGGTGAATGGCGTGACTGAAATTCTTGAATATGCAGAAGACAGGCTCCTGGTTTTAGAACGTGCTTATTCGGCAGGATACGGCTCTAACGGGAATACGGTAAAAATCTTTGATGTAGATGCTTCAAAAGCGACCAATACTTTAGAGATGGAAAACCTCAGCAAAAACAATTATCAAAAGGCTGAAAAAAGACTGGTTTTCGATTTTAAGTCGGTCAAAAAATTTCTAACCAAAAAGACTATCGATAATATTGAGGGAATGACTTTTGGCCCTGATTTACCTAACGGGAAAAAATCTTTAATCCTGGTTTCAGACGATAATTTTAGTAGCTTTAGTGAGCAAATTACCCAATTTATTCTTTTAGAACTGGAAATCAATTAAGTTATGAAACGCTATTTTTTAATATTAAGCCTTATTCTTTTAACCTCCTGCAATTTTGGCGATGAAGAACCTTCGGAAATTATGGATGATGCTAAAAAACCTTCAGAAGAAATAACTACGTATTATTTTATTCGTCATGCTGAAAAAGATACCACAGATACCTCGAATAAAGACCCCGAATTAACAGAAGCCGGCATAAAAAGGGCGCAAAACTGGACCAAAACCTTTAAAGACATTGATTTTGATCTCATCTATAGTTCAGATTATAAACGCACCGTAAATACTGCGAAACCAATTGCTAAAGATCAAAATAAAGAAATAAAATTTTATGATACTGAAAAACTCAACGACAAGGATTTTCAGGAAAAAACAAAAAACAAAACGGTTCTGGTGGTTGGCCACAGCAACCTTAACCCGGAATGGGTAAATTATATTCTGGGTAAGAAAAAATACCAGGATTTAGATGAGAGTGTATATGGAAGTCTTTTTATTGTAACTATTCATCCTAATGGAGACCGCACTTCGCAGGTTTTATATTTTGACTAAATAAACAAGGATAAAACATAATTATAGTTTGATTCGCGCCCTTAAATGGAAAATCCTATCCCAATACTATAAATTAATCCCTTATAGATCATATCAAGAAACGCACTATCGGTATCATTAAAATATTAGTAAATCATTAGCTTTTCAAAGCTACATATCACTATCTAGCGGAGCAATACCGCTTTTAGGTGTTTTTTCATATATTGTAATAGTTGAAAAATAGACTTTTATGAGTGCGGACTTTAATTCTATTGCCAATTATTGGAAAGAAACCTACAGCAAGAATAGTGAGGAGACCAAAAAGTATGAGCATTCAGCTCAATTTAAAAAAATGGCCGATCTTATGGCTCCTGGAAAATCTTATTATTATATCGCAAACTTCCAGAGCTTAGAAATAGAAATGATTTCTGATTCTGTATGTAATTTTATAGAAAAGAATAGAATAACAGATACAGAAGTTGATTTTCAGGAAATTTTGGCTTTGGCACTCCCCGAAGAGATTGAAAAAATTAAACGTAAAGAGCAGGTAATAAAAGACTTCTTTGTAGATTATTTACCAATTAATAAAGTGCAGGATTATAAAGTGTTATATACTTATGTAATTAAAGATAGCAAGGGTAAACGTCGGGTTATGCTGCATCAAGCCACAACACTTTCACAGGACAAAGAAGGACGTTTTGTACACGTGTTTAGTATTCATACAGATATAAGCCATTTAACCAATCAGAGTGTTGAGGAAGTTTCATTTTTAAATATTCGTGGTGGTAAATCTTATCTAAATGTGCCTACTAAAAACGGTAGCTTTGACCCCGAAAATCATAGTGACGAAGGAAACATAAAAAATCAGCTTTCAAAACGGGAATTGGAAATCACTAAATTAATAGCCGAAGGTTTAAACGCGGAGGAAATTGGGGAGCAGCTTTTTATTTCATCGCATACGGTAAGAACACATAGAAAGAACATTCTTAAAAAAACCGATTCAAAAAATACTATTCAGCTGGTTGCACGAACTATTGCAGCCGGATTAATTCAACCTGATTTATAAAAAAAGCCCGGGAAAAATTTTCCCGGGCTTTCTTACTTCTGTTATCGAAATTCTTAAGCTTAAAAATTTCGGCGTACTAATTATCCATTCAAGATATTTATCGCCTTGGTGTTTACAAATTCTTTTAGTCCGAAACCACCGTGTTCACGGCCGTAACCTGAATTTTTAACGCCACCAAAAGGCATATTTGGTTGTGCAAGCCCGAATGAGTTAATGAATACCATACCTGTATCAAAATGCTTACTGGCCAGTTCTACCGCCTTATCCACATCTTCAGAGAAAATTCCTCCTCCAAGTCCGAAACGGCTATCATTGGCAATTCTCATCGCGTCTTCATCATCTTTGGCTTTAATTAAAGAAGCAACGGGACCAAAAAGCTCATCATCGTAAGCGGCCTGTCCTGGCTTTACATTTGCCAGCACTGTGGCTGGATAATAGTAACCATCTCCATCTGGAATATTACCTCCACATAAGACAGCCGCGCCTTTCTTAACGCTATCCTCTACCTGCTCATGAAGTTCTTCTCGCAGGTCTTTTCTCGCCATCGGTCCTAAATCACTGTCTTCGCTCGTTGGATCTCCAGCATTTAAGTTCTTCATTTGTTCAACAAAAGCTTCTTTAAATTGCTCGTATACTTTATCGACAACAATAAAACGCTTGGCCGCAACACAGGTTTCACCATTATTATAAACCCTTCCCTGTACACACCATTTCACAGCTTTTTCTACATCTGCGTCTTCAAGTACCATATAACCATCATTAGAACCAAGTTCCAATACAGTCTTTTTCAAATTTGCTCCGGCTTTTTCACCAATAATTTTTCCTGCCTTTGGGCTTCCGGTTAAGGTAACCCCACGCACCAAATCATGTTCAATTATAGCATCTGACTGATCGTGATCTATCACGATAACTTTAAAAAGGTTTTTTGGCAAACCTGCTTCATTAAATATTTTCTCGATTAACAAACCAGAACCGGTAACACTTTCAGCGTGTTTTAACAAGACACCGTTACCAGCCATAAGATTGGCAATAGCATAACGAATAACCTGGTAAGCAGGGAAATTCCAGGGTTGAATTCCATAAATTACTCCAAGAGGTGAATAAGTTATTATTCCGCGACCGCCATCTGGTAATTCACGTTCTTCATTTTTTAAATTTTCGGGACCGTTTGCTGCCGTCCATTCACAAATACCCGCACAAAGGTCAACTTCCTGTTCACCTTGCTTCAGAAGTTTACCCATTTCAGAAGTCATCAACTTCACTAGTTCGTCTTTGTGCTCGGTTATTTTTTCTCCAATGGCTTTTATTACTTCAGCTCTTTGTTTAGGAGATTTTTGACGCCATTTTAAAAATGCCTCGTGACAATCTTCCACCGCATCTTTAGCCTCCTGATCTGAAAAATAATTGTATGTTTTTAATTCTTTTCCCGTAGCGGGATTAATGGTTTTTAGTGTTTTCTCTTTCATAACTATTTTTTTGGAATTTTAAAGTTATGAAGTGTACTAAAGAACAAGCGCTAAGTTGCTGTTAAAGCTTTTAAAACAACGCGTTAATTATGAAGAATTAACACAATAAAGTAAGAATTTTCGACACTTTTTTAATCTAAAAGCTTAACCTCTATATTCTTATTTTCAATTTTAGAGAGTAACTCTAGTTGCCTTGCTTCGTATAGATCGTCTAATTCACTTAACGGAGTACTCAAGTCGTCGGTTTTATAATTTTCGTAATCTACAAAGCGAATTCCCTCTATAGTTCTGGGATTGTAGGCTTTTCTAAAACGCAATCCGCCTTCATTTACTTCAAAACTATAAGCGAGATAATCTACATGATAATTTTGGGTATTGACCCAATACATATAAACATCTTCGTGATCTTCGCCACCACCCTCGACATCAAAAGTGATTTTTATTTCATAATATTCTTTATTATTAATCGTGTCTTTACCGATCAATTTTTTATTCACGGCATCATCATTTAAGCCAAAAGGCAGCTGTACAAAATAGTGAACTGAATTCACCGAGTTAGCATAGACTGTTTCCATAGAATCTGAAAGTTTTACTACCGTATCTTTAGAAAATCGGGTGAAGCCGTTATTATCTACCACATCGCGATATTGAGTTCCGGTAGAGTCGGTCATAATACGCTCTAGTTTAAAATCTCCACCTCTACGCTCACTCTTGTAAATTCCTTTTCTGAAGTCAAAACTAATTTCAGCATTTTTATAACGTTCCCCACCGGCCTTTGCAATGGCTTTATCAATAATTTGCTGTGCAGTTTCCTGTTTGGTATTACAAGCATAAGTTAATGCAATAATAAGAAGCCCTAAAACGTACTTTTTCATCCTTAAAG is from Salegentibacter mishustinae and encodes:
- the fahA gene encoding fumarylacetoacetase, translating into MPITANDPNRKTWLETSENTDFPIQNIPFGVFLTRDDVITIGSRIGDFAIDLGALHQLGYFEGIPLTDDIFLQDTLNDFISDGKKTWRLVRNRIADIFDANNEKLRDNEEHRSRVLFTLDEIEMQMPVQVGDYTDFYSSKEHATNVGTMFRDPDNALLPNWLHIPVGYHGRSSSIIPSGIPVHRPQGQTKPKDSDTPVFGPSKRVDFEVEMAFITTDANPLGEPIPIEEAEEYIFGMVLFNDWSARDIQVWEYVPLGPFLAKNFASSISPWIVTLDALEPFRTEGPKPEVELFPYLQSTGKKSFDINLEVSLKPENSEETPLAKTNFKHMYWNMSQQLAHHTVNGCPVNSGDMMASGTISGKTPDSYGSMLELSWKGEKPIKLKDGSERKFIEDHDTVIMRGYCESKGRRIGFGEVSSQLLPVFEPKKK
- the ytxJ gene encoding bacillithiol system redox-active protein YtxJ, with translation MGLLDKIFKGDGDGTKEKSSFPWTDLTDKDQITIAKEESKDKLVGIFKHSTSCGISKMVLRNFESQFEENENTKLYFLDLRKHREVSNAVADELNVRHESPQFIVLNNGEVVHHASHQDIDAAKLNELG
- the clpB gene encoding ATP-dependent chaperone ClpB — translated: MNFNNFTIKSQEAIQQAQQLAQEMGHQQIENEHIFKAISIVDENVAPFLLKKLNINVNLFNDILDKTLQSFPKVSGGDIVLSREAGKAVNEASTIAKKMKDEYVSIEHLILAIFKSSSKVAQILKDQGATEKSLKAAIEELRKGDRVTSQSAEDTYNSLDKYANNLNRMAEEGKLDPVIGRDEEIRRILQILSRRTKNNPMLVGEPGTGKTAIAEGLAHRIIAGDVPDNLKDKIIYNLDMGALIAGAKYKGEFEERLKAVIKEVTSSDGNIVLFIDEIHTLVGAGGGQGAMDAANILKPALARGELRAIGATTLDEYQKYFEKDKALERRFQKVTVDEPDTESAISILRGIKEKYETHHKVRIKDEAIIAAVELSQRYITNRFLPDKAIDLMDEAASKLRMEINSKPEELDVLDRRIMQLEIEIEAIKREKDEAKLKVLRAELANLKEDRNELHARWQNEKGVVDNIQNLKSDIENFKAEAERAEREGDYGKVAEIRYGKIKEAQEKLEELQKTVAENQNEKSLIQEEVTNEDIAEVVAKWTGIPVTKMLQTDREKLLKLEDELHKRVVGQNEAIIAVSDAVRRSRAGLQDQKRPIGSFLFLGTTGVGKTELAKALAEYLFDDESAMTRIDMSEYQERHSVSRLVGAPPGYVGYDEGGQLTEAVRRKPYSVVLLDEIEKAHPDTFNILLQVLDEGRLTDNKGRLADFKNTIIIMTSNMGSHIIQEKYDNMKDLDTAMESAKTEVLGLLKQNVRPEFINRIDDIIMFSPLTQKDIRKIVSLQLKGVKKMLEKQHIVLDATDEAISFLASRGFDPQFGARPVKRVVQREVLNKLSKEILAGNIKTDSIILIDEFNEELVFRNETNPVETE
- a CDS encoding CsbD family protein, whose amino-acid sequence is MNEDQLEGKWKQVRGQFKQKYGNVTDDDTTYSEGKFDEMLGRLQEKTGRSKEELKKEIDKM
- a CDS encoding esterase-like activity of phytase family protein, which encodes MKKLLLLLVTLTTLISCATTKKIDESNLKLRYLDDVVIPQNLEIGGTKVGGLSGIDYHEGNYYLVCDQPSNPRIYKGEIPLINRSIDTVLLTEVIKLNKEEDFYKKHTPDLEGIRFDAESGTMVVSAEGSIQNSKDPSVFQISTEGEFISAYKIPKYFEASGEQKPRNNGVFEGIAESFDKSGYWVAMELPLEKDGPKPKIYPTNSPIRITKFNKESQSAESQFTYKLDGISKLPINWFAVNGVTEILEYAEDRLLVLERAYSAGYGSNGNTVKIFDVDASKATNTLEMENLSKNNYQKAEKRLVFDFKSVKKFLTKKTIDNIEGMTFGPDLPNGKKSLILVSDDNFSSFSEQITQFILLELEIN
- a CDS encoding phosphoglycerate mutase family protein, whose amino-acid sequence is MKRYFLILSLILLTSCNFGDEEPSEIMDDAKKPSEEITTYYFIRHAEKDTTDTSNKDPELTEAGIKRAQNWTKTFKDIDFDLIYSSDYKRTVNTAKPIAKDQNKEIKFYDTEKLNDKDFQEKTKNKTVLVVGHSNLNPEWVNYILGKKKYQDLDESVYGSLFIVTIHPNGDRTSQVLYFD
- a CDS encoding response regulator transcription factor, with the protein product MSADFNSIANYWKETYSKNSEETKKYEHSAQFKKMADLMAPGKSYYYIANFQSLEIEMISDSVCNFIEKNRITDTEVDFQEILALALPEEIEKIKRKEQVIKDFFVDYLPINKVQDYKVLYTYVIKDSKGKRRVMLHQATTLSQDKEGRFVHVFSIHTDISHLTNQSVEEVSFLNIRGGKSYLNVPTKNGSFDPENHSDEGNIKNQLSKRELEITKLIAEGLNAEEIGEQLFISSHTVRTHRKNILKKTDSKNTIQLVARTIAAGLIQPDL
- a CDS encoding NAD-dependent succinate-semialdehyde dehydrogenase, whose translation is MKEKTLKTINPATGKELKTYNYFSDQEAKDAVEDCHEAFLKWRQKSPKQRAEVIKAIGEKITEHKDELVKLMTSEMGKLLKQGEQEVDLCAGICEWTAANGPENLKNEERELPDGGRGIITYSPLGVIYGIQPWNFPAYQVIRYAIANLMAGNGVLLKHAESVTGSGLLIEKIFNEAGLPKNLFKVIVIDHDQSDAIIEHDLVRGVTLTGSPKAGKIIGEKAGANLKKTVLELGSNDGYMVLEDADVEKAVKWCVQGRVYNNGETCVAAKRFIVVDKVYEQFKEAFVEQMKNLNAGDPTSEDSDLGPMARKDLREELHEQVEDSVKKGAAVLCGGNIPDGDGYYYPATVLANVKPGQAAYDDELFGPVASLIKAKDDEDAMRIANDSRFGLGGGIFSEDVDKAVELASKHFDTGMVFINSFGLAQPNMPFGGVKNSGYGREHGGFGLKEFVNTKAINILNG
- a CDS encoding DUF6503 family protein, with the translated sequence MKKYVLGLLIIALTYACNTKQETAQQIIDKAIAKAGGERYKNAEISFDFRKGIYKSERRGGDFKLERIMTDSTGTQYRDVVDNNGFTRFSKDTVVKLSDSMETVYANSVNSVHYFVQLPFGLNDDAVNKKLIGKDTINNKEYYEIKITFDVEGGGEDHEDVYMYWVNTQNYHVDYLAYSFEVNEGGLRFRKAYNPRTIEGIRFVDYENYKTDDLSTPLSELDDLYEARQLELLSKIENKNIEVKLLD